From the genome of Capsicum annuum cultivar UCD-10X-F1 chromosome 4, UCD10Xv1.1, whole genome shotgun sequence:
GGGCAATCACGAACTCATGATATATTACCATAagacaaaaaaaacaaaatacaaatatggaGAACCATTAAAAGAAACATTACAGGCCCATCTACAGTGCACCTTTCTCACTCCCTTCTAATTCTGTATGGAAGAACATAAGAATCAAGACCACCAAGCCCTCtctaattttgttttgatttcttagaAAGTTTATTGCTTCTCCAACTTTGTCAATGCAGTCAGTGAATATCTCGGATGCTCCATCTTTATATGTTTATGTTCTAGTTCAATAAAAGAGATAGGGTTGCTACTATTATTTATTGTTCACTTAATAATCTTTATGGTGTAATTTCGTATTATGTATTATTTTGTGATGATAGAAGCTTCTCAAGTTGATGATTGAACTTAACtgatttataaaaataaagatctaGTTCCAGTAGGAGAATCTTGGTGTTTGTTATTAGTGAGTAAGAGAAAGAGGGTCTTGGAAGTACACTTAATATTTCAATGTTAGAAATCTGCAGCCCATGATTTGTAtcattgttgtttattatttgaaCTGATAGCTTTCCTTCACAGATCTCTGGAAGGATTTAGTTTTAGTTAAGTTGGTATGTTTACTGGTGGTCAAAACATTCTTAAAAACTTATTACAAAATATGTTTCACAAAGCCAATACATGTTAGGACACAAGAAATTATAAGTTTAATGATTCTATTAGTAAGTCTACATCTACATAAATTAACTTCTTTCTTTGTATTGAACCTGCTCAAGTAAATGAGAGTTGTCCACTCTTCAGCAATGAAGAAGTTTGCTGCTACTATCCTACCACTAGCCACTTCCATCTAGCTGTCTATTATAAGAGAGGTGCGCCATGTATTGATCATGATATGAATATGGTGAATTTCCTTGACGTTCAAAATTTTTTGTCAGGATGCACCATTCAACCAGTACCCATTCATCTTCTCCAAAAACATTCCCCAGTGTTGCTTTATATAACTTAACGGTGTCTGTAAGAAGCTCTATTCCAGCCAGATAAGAAGCATAAAACTGGTCATGTCTTGAGTACTCGACTCTAGTCATGTCGTTAGTGTACACATATGTGATGGCTGTAACAAAGCAATAGAATCCAGTATAGGACACAATTCTTTGGAACTTTTGGATCTTCAAAATCTCTTCCATCCTTCATACAACGGTCACATTCTCTATTAAGCCGCTGAGTAcagaaattttgatttttacgTGAGGACTCGCAGCAGCCTTGTGGTCCAATATATGCTAGGAGTGTTTTGGTCCTGTTAGATAATATATTGGTACTTCTAATGCTAGGGAACCTAAATCTTCAAATATTGGATTGAGATAGGgttaaataaagcatgaatatgAGAATTCATACAGTCGAATCTAACTAGATTAAGATTGAGGTGTAGTTATTGTTATTGTATTCTCAGGAGATTCCAAGCGGGGTGTTTTCTTTGGATTTTACTTTTCCCTCTCTTTTTTATGTaggtaaatatataaatatgataacagAAGATCTTTGCAATCAAATAGAACCTAAGGTAACTATGAGTTTTTGTTGTTGTCATCGTTGTTGTGTACGTTTGCATCTTGTTAAAGATTTATATGCCAGCAACATGTAGGGAGCTTCAGTTTTTTACTATTGAATTGAGATGGGTTTAAATAGAGCAACGTGTATTTGTACTCACTGATCGTTCTTCTTGAGCtatattttacttgaaaatgtttattAATATTTGGTTTTCATTATCAATGATAGAATTATGGGACTATCATCAATCAAAAGTGTGGAACAGAAGATTCCTGTGTAAAAATTAGTCTTATGGTTATTACATCTTTCAAAGTTGGGACTTGAGATTGTTCAATTCAAGGAAAAATAACATTTTGCTGAGTATATTGTGCAAAAGTTGTTGAGCAAAAGAATTGATTCTTTTCTAAGAGAActgattattgatatggtttaggTGGAGTGACATAACA
Proteins encoded in this window:
- the LOC107853942 gene encoding uncharacterized protein LOC107853942 → MEEILKIQKFQRIVSYTGFYCFVTAITYVYTNDMTRVEYSRHDQFYASYLAGIELLTDTVKLYKATLGNVFGEDEWVLVEWCILTKNFERQGNSPYSYHDQYMAHLSYNRQLDGSG